Part of the Brevibacillus brevis genome is shown below.
CAGAGGCATGATCCCTGCGTTATTCACCAGCACATCGATCTGACCAAAGGTGTCGATTGCAAATTGCGCCAGTTCTTCTACCTCCTCGTGGGAAGAGACATCCGTTGCTTTGTACGCGGCCATTCCCCCTTGTTCTTTAATGGCGGCTGCCAATGCCTTTAGCCGCTCCTCACGCCTTGCCGCCAGCACGAGCTTTGCTCCATGCCGGGCAAGCAGCTTGGCGGTTGCTTCCCCGATTCCGCTCGATGCTCCTGTGATGATCACGACTTTTCCTTCCACGTTCCCCATGTGAATCCATCCCTTCTCAACCAAGATGGACTCAGTGTAGGTTCTAGAGTTTACTCTAGGTCAAGGGCCTGCCGGCATTTCTCTGACAAATTTCAAGAAGATCGTTCGATCGCAAACAGCCCTTACGTAAACGTCTCGATAAACCGCGTGGCTGCCTTGGACAGATGGCGCCCGGTTTGCCAGACGACCGCGGCGGAGGAGGAAATGGCCGTGCCCTCGATCTCGATGCCTTTGATCTGGTCGCTGCGGTGCGTCTCCCAAGCCGATCGCGGGACGATGGACGCGCCGACTTTGGCTGCGACAAGACTGACGATCAGGGAGATGTCGGGGCATTCGCAAATGACGTGCGGACTTGTGCCCAGCCGCGAGAATTCCTTGTGAATCAGATCGTAAATGCCGAGGCCCGGGATGCTGGGCATGATGAGCGGAAGGGCGGCGATGTCCCGCATATGGATCCGCGGTCGCGAAGCATGGACGGTATCGGCGGGCACGATCAGGACGAACGACTCTTCCTCCAGCGGGATCGTGGTGCAATTCGTGAGGGAATGCGGCAGCCGCACGATCGCGACCTCGATGGTGCGCCGCTCCAGCCATTGGCTGAGGAGCTGGGTGTCCCCTTTCCAGACCTTATAGGTGATCAACGGGTATTGCTGTTGAAACTGGCGAATATGCTCGGGGAGATAGTAGGCGGACAACGCGCTGACGCCGATGGACAGGCTGCCCCGAAGGCCTTCCCCTGTTTCCTTTACCTCCGAAAGCGCCTCTTCCATTTGATGGACGATGCTCAGCGCCTGGCGATACAGGGTGTGACCTGCTTCCGTCAACTCCATGCGCTTCCCGGACCGTTCGATGAGCGTGACCCCGAGCTCGTCCTCCATCTGCTTCAGCTGCTGGCTCAAGGGAGGCTGTGCCATGTTCAGCCGCTTGGCCGCGCTCGTGATCTGTCCCTCCTCGGCGATGGCGATAAAGTAACGAAGCTGGCGAATATCCATCCGATGACTCCTTCTTTCTGCGGTCGAAATTGAACCATATGAAATCGATATGAAAAGCAGATTTACTTGATATTTTTCATATTGATGCCGCTATGATAGCATAACATTCATGATTGTACATGGAACTGAAACAAAAGAAAGTAGGGAAATTCACGTGCGTATGTGGATGGAGAAGTTGTTTCACCTGCGCGCTTGCGACACGACGATCAGACGAGAACTCTTGGCTGGCTTTATCAGCTTTGTTACCATTGTCTACATTGTTGCCGTAAACGCTTCGATCTTGCAGGATGCCGGCATTCCGATGGAGGCGGGCATCCTCGCGACCGTGCTGACGGCGTTCGCCGGCGCGCTGCTCATGGCTTTTTGGGCCAATGCGCCGCTTGTGCTGGTGCCCGGAATGGGGATCAATGCCCTGTTTACGTATACGTTGTGCCACACGATGGGCCTGTCCTGGCAGGAAGCGCTGGGCGCAGTGTTTGTGTCGGGCCTGATTTTCGCCGCCATCGCCTTTACCCGTGCGGCAGAAGTGCTCTCCAGGGCCATTCCGGCTTCGCTCAAAGAAGCGATTACGGTGGGGATCGGCCTGTTTCTGACGTTTATCGGCCTGCAAAAGGGCGGACTGATCGTGACAAGTCCGTCCACCTTCGTGGCTTTGGGAAATCTGGCCAGCCCGCAGGTCATCGTCACGCTGGCGACGCTGGTCATCACGCTGATCTTGTTTATCCGCAACGTCCCCGGCAACTTCCTGATCGGGATCGCCGCCGGGACGGGGCTAGGCTTTTTGTTCGGGATCGTGGAGCCCGGCAGCGGCACAGCGATTTCGTTTGCCGAGTACGGCCATGTCTTTGCGGGACTATCGTTTGACGGCATCTGGACACTGCCGTTTTGGATCGCGACGTTTTCTTTGGCGATGGTCATTGTCTTTGAAAATATCGGCTTGATCCACGGGCATACCGCCATGGCTGGTCAGCCGCACAAATTTCGCCGCTCGCTTCAGGCCAACGCTTTGGCTGCGGCCCTCTCGGGAATCTTCGGCACGAGTCCGACCGTATCGACGGTAGAGAGCGCGGCGGGCATCGCCGCTGGGGGACGTACCGGTCTTACGGCGCTCGTCACCGGGACGCTGCTGCTTGGCTCGCTTGGACTCATTCCGCTCGTGAAAATGATTCCGAATGGCGCGATCGCCCCGGTGCTGATCATCATCGGCGGGCTCATGCTGCAAAATGTGCAGAACATCAACTTGAAAGACTTCTCGGAAGGCTTCCCCGCCTTTTTGATCATCGCGATCATCCCGCTGTCGTACAGCATCGTGGACGGCATCGCGTTCGGCTTCGTCGCGTATCCGCTCCTGAAGCTGGCTTTGGGCAAAAGGAAGGAAGTGCCTGCGCTCCTCTATGTAATCGCCGGATTGTTCCTGCTGAATCTGGTGCTGCCTGCGTTGACCTAAAGAAGAAAGAAGCAAATGCCCTGACCAAGTGGTTGGGGTATTTTTTTTGTGCAAGGAATGAATCAGTGGGTTAACCCCATGAACGTTTACGAAATGACCATCCAGCTCCGCGTCACGGACATGAAGAAGGGACAAGCCTGGTACGAAACGCTTTTGCGCCGACAGCCCGACTTCGTCCCGCACGATGGCTTTGCCTAATGGGAGCTGCTTCCCGGCTGCTGGCTTCAGGTGGCGGAAGGCGAACCCGCTGCGGGAAGCGGACCGCTTCGGCTTGGGGTGGAGGATCTGGAAGGGGAGCGGCAGCGACTGGCGAGCGAGCTAGCGGTAGAGTGGTTCGAGATCTACCAGCGCGAGGAAGTGCCGGTGAAATGGGGGACGTTCGCCGATCCCTGGGGCAATCGCATCGGGTTTTTCCGGTACCTGGACGAATCAGAGCTAAAGGAGAAGATCAAAGGCATCACGAGAGGACAAACGAATGAACGATGACAGAAGAAGGTCACCCCTTGCAGATTGCCGGCGAGGGGTTTTGTTCGTGCTGACCAAGCTCCCAAACGAAGGTAGGTGAATACCCTGTAAAAAAAGAGAGGAGTTGCATCATGAACGGATATTGGTACGGCCCTTACGCGTACGCCTCCTATCAGCCGTACGCGCAGCCGGCTGCCCATGGAGAGACGGACCAGCGCATGCAGCTCGTCCTGCGGTTAATCCTCGAAGCGATCTCGGACGAGCGGCACGACGAGCTGTTCTACGATTACTTGCTGAGTGTCGCCCCTACGGAAAAAGAGCAGCAGGTCATCACCGGAATACGCGACGACGAACGAAAACACCGCAGATTGTTCCGGCAAATGTACACACAGCTGACAGGCCAGCGACCACCGATGACAGGCGAGGGAGAGGCGTTTCAAAAACCGGCCAGCTACCTGGACGGGATCGAACAGGCGCTGATGGGCGAGCTCAAGGCGTTTGAAAAATACCGCGTGATTTACAAATACATCCCAACGCAGTACCGAGACACCATCTTTGAGATCATGACCGATGAGATGAAGCATGCCAGCTATTACAACTGGCTGTACGCGAAAAATAAATGACCCCCGAAGAAGCCCTCACTGGCCTTGTGCCACTGGGGGCTTTCCTCCTGTTTCTGCCAAAGTGCGGGCGAGGATTGCACCGTATTGTGAAAAAACGTACAATGAGGAAATGCCCAAAGAGGGCCGCGGTTCGAAAAACTCCCGCGTTATCAAAACTAGGAGGCATTTTTTATGTTTAATCTCGCTTTGGGAGTGGGATTCGCCCTTGTCAACTTCGGGTTGTTCCTGCTCTGCTACCGCCTGTTCGGCAGGATGGGCCTGTACGCGTGGCTCGGAATGGCTACCGTGCTGGCAAATATCCAGGTCGTCAAGACCATCGAGATGTTCGGGCTGGTCATGACGCTCGGCAACACCATTTACGCGTCCATTTACTTGACGAGCGACCTGCTGAATGAAAAATACGGGGAAAAGGCCGCCAAGAAAGCCGTCTGGTTTGGCTTTTTCACCTTGATTGCCACGACGATCATCATGCAGCTGGTGCTGCTGTTCGAACCGGCGGAGACGGACATCGCGCAGGAGTCGCTGGAAAAGTTGTTCGGCCTGATGCCGCGGCTCGCGCTTGGCAGTCTGTGCGCCTACTTTATCAGCCAGTTCGTCGACGTGAAAATCTACACCTGGCTAAAGAAGAAGTGCCCGCGTCCGAATCAGCTGTGGATCCGCAACAACGGCAGCACGCTGTTCAGCCAGTTGCTGGACTCGGTAACGTTCTGCTCGATCGCGTTTTTGGGCGAGTACCCGATGGGCGTCTGGTGGGAGATCCTGTTGACGACCTACCTGCTCAAATTCGTCGTATCGGCGGCATCGACGCCGGTGCTGTACATCGCCCGCAGCATGAAGGTGCCGGAGGAATAAAACAAGCCTGCCAAAAAGAGAGACACGCGATTTTGCCCGTAGAAGGCAGCGTGTCTCTTTTCTTTTCCCTTAGAAGGCGGCGGAATCCTCTTGTCCATCCAATGCATAGAAGGCCTTCATGTAATTCACGAATGTTTTGACCACCGACGATTGGATCGAGGACTCCCGGTAATGCATCCACGTATTTCGGGAAAGCTCGCTCCCGTTCTGATAAGACAAGTCGATCGTGTGGAAATTGTCTTGTTCCTTCAGGCAGGTACGCGGGATGATCGCATATCCAAAGCCGTATCGGACCATCTCTTTGCAGGACTCGGCGTTGTCGACCTGCATGGAAAGGCGGGGCGGTTGCGTGTACCGTTCTTGCCACCAGTCTTCGATCGCTTTCGGCAAGAGCAGATCGGTTTTGTACTTGATATTGGCAGAATGATGGGGCGTTCGGTAGTGAATTCTCGGCAGGCTTGGAAGGTCGTCCAGACTTATTTTTTCTTTGGAAATAACCGTGATGCGATTTCGATAGATTAAACATTTTTGATCAAACCATTGGTAGTTTCCACTGATGATGCCCACGTCCACACTTTCTTCATTTAGCAGTTGATGAATCATGGAGCTGTAGCCGGTCTCCAGCGTGATCGTCACATCCGGGTAGTCTTCCAAAAAGCTTTTGAGGATCGGAGGGAGCTTGTAGTGGGCAAAATGATTGGAAACCCCGAGTCTCAGCGTGCCTTTCACCTCATTGGCCATATTGGAGAGGTGGTCTTTTGCTTTCCGCATCTCGAGCACCAGTTTTCTGGCAAAGCTGACCAAGTATTCCCCTTCCGTCGTGAACTTTACGCCTTTTCCATGCTTGGTGAAAATCGTGATGCCGAATTCGGCTTCCAATTGCTGCAGGCGATAGCTGAGCGCCGGCTGGGAAATGTGCATGCGTTCCGCCGCGCGGGTAATGTTTTTTTCCTCGTATACGTGCAAGAGCAACTTGCAGTCTTTGTCGTCCATCCTACATACCCCTTGTCCCAAAGGTAAACAGCCTGATGAAAAAAGAATGAAAATTCTTTCATATAAAAATTTTATCACATTTTAAGAAAATGTGAATTTTACTTATTTTTTCAGACAACTTATATTTTTAAATAAGCAAGGCAGACAGTATTTTTTCTGCCAGCAGAAAAATTTAGAGGAGGAAAACCCCGAATGCAACAAGGACAGCCATTTGAGCAGGCAAGCCGATCCACCCAATCATTTCCCTACTACCGATTTAGCGGGACGCATCGCGAGATTGGAAGACAATACGGGGAAGCATGCGCACCGCTGATTCGAAAGCATCGTGACTACGCGCTGGAGCGGTTGCGCTCGAAAGTAGTGGTCCCCTCCCTGCAAGCTCTGGAGGAGGAGGCTTTGAAATACAGGCCTTACGTGCAGCAATATGCGCCGTTTTTTGATGAGGAGATCCAAGGCATTGCGCAAGGAGCGGGGATTTCCCTGGGAGAGGCGTATTTCCTCCAGTTGCGTGCGGAAATTTATCAGCATTTCGATGCGACGGATGAATGTACGACGTTCGCCGTATCGCCGGAAGCGACTCTCGACGGCACTCCGCTCATTGGGCAAAATGCGGATTTGCCCGCTTTTTATGGAGAGGTGGGCATCGTGGCGGAGTATGTTCCGGATGCTGGACCGGCTTGCCTGATGCTGACGCCGGCCGGACAAGTGTCCTACATCGGGATCAACGACTGTGGGATGGGAGTTTTCGCCAACTTCCTCGTAAGCGATGGCTGGCGGGTGGGATTTCCCCGATACCTGCTTTCACGGCTGGCATTGACGAAAAATTCTGTAGATGAGGCGGCGGCGCAGGTCAAGAGCGTGTACCGAGCCTCTTCCCGAAACCTGATCATGATGGACAAGACGGGGAGAAGCCTGGATCTGGAGACGGTTCCCGCCCGGGCTGCGGCGCTTGAGGCGACAAACGGCATCCTGGCCCACTCGAATCACTTCGTTTCCGAAAGCATGCTGGAGGAAGAGCGCAAAACCGGAGAGGACCTGGAGAATTCCCGTGTCCGCCTGGGTCGAATGCGGGCCCTGCTGGAGAGCAAACGCGGCCTGCTTGATGTCGCAGCGATGCAAGAGCTGTTGCGGGACCGCGAGACAGCACCGCATACCCTGTGCCGGATGCCGGGAGATTTCGGGGAGTCGATCACCTTTGCGTCCGTGATCGCGGAGCCGACCAAAGGAAACCTGTGGATTGCGATCGGGCCGCCGCACCAGTACGAGTATAAACGCTACACGTTTTCTTCATGAGTCAGTGTGACGGATATCGCGAAGGCCATTATTGCAGAGATGAGGGGGAAAACAAATGAAAAGATGGTTATCTACCATGCTGTTGTCGCTTACCTTGGTTGTTTCGGCATGCGGCGGCACTTCCGGCACGTCAGGTGCCGGTACCGAGGGAGGCGCACAGGAGCTCGTGGTGGCATTTAGCACGGAGCCGGTGACTCTGGACCCGCAGGACACGAGCGATGGCATTTCCAACAATGCCAACGAGCTGCTTTTCGACAAGCTGGTCACGCTCGATAAAAACAATGAAATCGTTCCGCAGCTGGCAAAGGAATGGAGTACCTCGGAGGACGGCAAGAAAATGACGTTCAAGCTTCGCGAGGATGCCAAGTTCCAGGACGGTACGCCGGTCAATGCGGAAGCGGTCAAGTATACGTTTGACCGCGTCCTCAACAAGGAGAACAAGCTCGCCCGCTATTCCTTGTACGCCGAGTTCATCGACAAGGTGACGGTGGACAGCGAGTATCAGGTCAGTTTTCAGCTGAAATTCCCGTTTGGACCTGCACTGATTTCCTTCGCCCATACGAACGGAGGGATACACAGTCCGAAAAACCTGCAGGAAAAAGGGAAAGACGTCGGAAAATCGCCGGTGGGTTCCGGCCCCTATAAGCTGAAGGAATGGATTCCGGGGACGAAGATGGTGTTTGAAGCCAATGAAGCGTATTGGGGCGGGGCTCCCAAAATCAAGACGATCGTGTTCAAGCCGGTGACGGAAAATTCGGCCCGGTCGATCATGCTGGAGACTGGTGAGGCCGATGTGATTGTGCCGGTCGTCACATCGGACGTCGAACGCCTCAAAGGAAACGACAAGCTGAAGGTGCAAACCGAGCCGAGCTCCCGCAACCTGTATATTTCCATCAACACATCGAAGGCTCCGTTCGACAATGCGAAAGTACGCCAGGCACTCAACTACGCGGTGGACAAAGAGACCATCGCCAGCAAAATCATGG
Proteins encoded:
- a CDS encoding LysR family transcriptional regulator; the protein is MDIRQLRYFIAIAEEGQITSAAKRLNMAQPPLSQQLKQMEDELGVTLIERSGKRMELTEAGHTLYRQALSIVHQMEEALSEVKETGEGLRGSLSIGVSALSAYYLPEHIRQFQQQYPLITYKVWKGDTQLLSQWLERRTIEVAIVRLPHSLTNCTTIPLEEESFVLIVPADTVHASRPRIHMRDIAALPLIMPSIPGLGIYDLIHKEFSRLGTSPHVICECPDISLIVSLVAAKVGASIVPRSAWETHRSDQIKGIEIEGTAISSSAAVVWQTGRHLSKAATRFIETFT
- a CDS encoding NCS2 family permease gives rise to the protein MWMEKLFHLRACDTTIRRELLAGFISFVTIVYIVAVNASILQDAGIPMEAGILATVLTAFAGALLMAFWANAPLVLVPGMGINALFTYTLCHTMGLSWQEALGAVFVSGLIFAAIAFTRAAEVLSRAIPASLKEAITVGIGLFLTFIGLQKGGLIVTSPSTFVALGNLASPQVIVTLATLVITLILFIRNVPGNFLIGIAAGTGLGFLFGIVEPGSGTAISFAEYGHVFAGLSFDGIWTLPFWIATFSLAMVIVFENIGLIHGHTAMAGQPHKFRRSLQANALAAALSGIFGTSPTVSTVESAAGIAAGGRTGLTALVTGTLLLGSLGLIPLVKMIPNGAIAPVLIIIGGLMLQNVQNINLKDFSEGFPAFLIIAIIPLSYSIVDGIAFGFVAYPLLKLALGKRKEVPALLYVIAGLFLLNLVLPALT
- a CDS encoding ferritin-like domain-containing protein; the encoded protein is MNGYWYGPYAYASYQPYAQPAAHGETDQRMQLVLRLILEAISDERHDELFYDYLLSVAPTEKEQQVITGIRDDERKHRRLFRQMYTQLTGQRPPMTGEGEAFQKPASYLDGIEQALMGELKAFEKYRVIYKYIPTQYRDTIFEIMTDEMKHASYYNWLYAKNK
- a CDS encoding queuosine precursor transporter, coding for MFNLALGVGFALVNFGLFLLCYRLFGRMGLYAWLGMATVLANIQVVKTIEMFGLVMTLGNTIYASIYLTSDLLNEKYGEKAAKKAVWFGFFTLIATTIIMQLVLLFEPAETDIAQESLEKLFGLMPRLALGSLCAYFISQFVDVKIYTWLKKKCPRPNQLWIRNNGSTLFSQLLDSVTFCSIAFLGEYPMGVWWEILLTTYLLKFVVSAASTPVLYIARSMKVPEE
- a CDS encoding LysR family transcriptional regulator; this encodes MDDKDCKLLLHVYEEKNITRAAERMHISQPALSYRLQQLEAEFGITIFTKHGKGVKFTTEGEYLVSFARKLVLEMRKAKDHLSNMANEVKGTLRLGVSNHFAHYKLPPILKSFLEDYPDVTITLETGYSSMIHQLLNEESVDVGIISGNYQWFDQKCLIYRNRITVISKEKISLDDLPSLPRIHYRTPHHSANIKYKTDLLLPKAIEDWWQERYTQPPRLSMQVDNAESCKEMVRYGFGYAIIPRTCLKEQDNFHTIDLSYQNGSELSRNTWMHYRESSIQSSVVKTFVNYMKAFYALDGQEDSAAF
- a CDS encoding C45 family peptidase, whose translation is MQQGQPFEQASRSTQSFPYYRFSGTHREIGRQYGEACAPLIRKHRDYALERLRSKVVVPSLQALEEEALKYRPYVQQYAPFFDEEIQGIAQGAGISLGEAYFLQLRAEIYQHFDATDECTTFAVSPEATLDGTPLIGQNADLPAFYGEVGIVAEYVPDAGPACLMLTPAGQVSYIGINDCGMGVFANFLVSDGWRVGFPRYLLSRLALTKNSVDEAAAQVKSVYRASSRNLIMMDKTGRSLDLETVPARAAALEATNGILAHSNHFVSESMLEEERKTGEDLENSRVRLGRMRALLESKRGLLDVAAMQELLRDRETAPHTLCRMPGDFGESITFASVIAEPTKGNLWIAIGPPHQYEYKRYTFSS
- a CDS encoding glutathione ABC transporter substrate-binding protein, which encodes MKRWLSTMLLSLTLVVSACGGTSGTSGAGTEGGAQELVVAFSTEPVTLDPQDTSDGISNNANELLFDKLVTLDKNNEIVPQLAKEWSTSEDGKKMTFKLREDAKFQDGTPVNAEAVKYTFDRVLNKENKLARYSLYAEFIDKVTVDSEYQVSFQLKFPFGPALISFAHTNGGIHSPKNLQEKGKDVGKSPVGSGPYKLKEWIPGTKMVFEANEAYWGGAPKIKTIVFKPVTENSARSIMLETGEADVIVPVVTSDVERLKGNDKLKVQTEPSSRNLYISINTSKAPFDNAKVRQALNYAVDKETIASKIMAGQAKVLDAAFGEKIWGHTSVGAYPYDPEKAKQLLAEAGIQPGTTIRLWTPEGRYLMDRQIAEFIQGNLQAVGFNVVFQKWEWGAFQEAIKSPNAEFDLAVNSWGASTNDADWALRPILKTGGASNYAKYSNPKLDELIDKGMKASDPDERKKLYSEALALIKEEAPWIFLLEYKQTSGVRSNVEGVYSWSNERLILRDAVKK